tataagttagctaaatggtagcttacatatgtatgctgataggtgataatatgttcaatgagatatgttgcatttcagattctagtttactttgcagtatatgttgatatgtataccaagtatgaacactgtacatcctggattaagttcttcctttttcggattgatggtctcatataactagtaaaccacctgttaagacaaagaataccaaacttgcaatatcaaccccgtaaaggtcgagttcagaccaaaacaggcctagccggcctgcttcgagcaagcagtggcccaggtttggcccatcacgcatgggtcgaatttgggcccatgactacttattcgactgactgtgcgcgcagccttgttcctgattttagcatttccgaattctgtcataaaataacttgcaagcattaattaattaggattatctactgctttcgattgatagagacaaacacgacaagaaacgtagttgctataggatatcctttaaaaataagaatgagatgagcctcgccgaataaaaacacagattgcggggccctcagtaaatacttgttttaaattacttagaatttaggagggccgtttagcgaatttcgcggcctccgcaaaataataacgcgatagtctctttaggcgcgtgtttaacaatttactttcttaagctcgggtgtgcatttcatgcgacccaaattcaaatcctaaaacatcaaataaaatatgtttcggattgtgggtgcatttcatgtgacacagtccaaagatatattttaagcgatgttcacattcttgtaaaaaacaataataataaagcggttaaaagataaatttgcacataagttcatattgtattaaaaatcagataatcaagccgaatataacagttgagcgaccgtgctagaaccacggaactcgggaatgcctaacaccttctcccgggttaacagaattccttatccggatttctggtacgcagactgtaatatagagtcattattttcctcgattcgggattaaaattggtgacttgggacaccctaaatctcccaagtggcgactctgaaataaataaaccaatcccgtttcgattgtcctttaattggaaaaaactcccctgcgccctctcgggcgcggaaaaaggaggtgtgacagttgtgtagccaatttggagaacttttgtaaccctcttattgttatagtggagttttttggatctttgtgatcccgtaatttttaccttcgatttgaagggttttccaTATTAAAATTtagtgttctttattttctttattttcaggtttGCCTCTTCCTCGACATAACAATACTAATAGTAAGATAACCAAAAACATTAAATTTATCACTTTAGTGATGCTATCACACAAGTACTTTGATTGGACTATAAACTGAGCATTTAACAGCTAGGTTATAGCTTTCCCCAATTACGTGTGGGCACAAAAGAAACATGTCAAGATTAAACTACATTAATAAGTGCCCCTAGCCACGTATGCCCATAGGAGGGGTCCGCGAATTCCCCGCGCTTCGCCTATTGAACTCCTCCTCTTTTTATAGCCCAATTCCCAAACTAGTAGTATACCCAAAGACCCCCTCAACCTATTTTTCAATGCATGGCTAGTCCTAATTTTGACCTTAACAACCAACCCTTTCTCTTTGTGCAAATTTCATCAAACACATCACAAAATGTGGAGCAATCATTGTCCTAGTAATAGTGCTGCTATATCAAACAGGTCAGAACAGGGGAGGCATTCTGTTTATAGAGGAATTCGCAAGAGGAACGGGAAATGGGTATCAGAAATACGTGAACCGCGGAAAACTACAAGAATATGGCTAGGCACGTATCCAACACCAGAGATGGCAGCTGCAGCATATGATGTTGCAGCTTTGGCATTAAAAGGTCATGATACGCCGTTGAACTTCCCGGGCTCAATGTGTTCATATACTATGCCAGCTTCGCTAACAGCAGCAGACATACGCGCGGCAGCTGCAAATGCTGCTGCTGTTAGAGCGCCACAACTGGAACGCGAAGAAGCGCGGCATCAGGCAGAGTGCCAACCTGAAGTTGGAGATGGAGCAATGGGACAAGAGTTTTTTGATGAAGAGGAAGTGTTTGGTATGCCAAGATTGTTAGTTGACATGGCGGAGGCAATGCTTGTGAGCCCTCCTAGGATGAAGACGACTCCTTACGATGAGTTGCCTGAATATTCTGATGCATCATATACTCTCTGGAGTTACCCTTAATTATCAATAATCAAACATGTAACATGCATTAGCTTAAAAAAAAGGTATCAATAATCAAGGCACTCTCTTGGTGTGCCATGTACATCAGTTGAATAGTGTGACCACTAAAATTATATAGGTGCGGTTGTGTCATGGGCTCAAGTTGTAGGTGAGACCAGAACTTGTCTCACTCTCATTTTCTTGTATTCCTAATATAATTCGGATGGAGCCTGTTGGAGTGAAATAGTGCAACTAGTTGCCGTTGAGTCTGGTCTTTTCTTGTTGTTTTCACCATATGCAGAAGCTGGTTTTATTGTATATTTTCTCTTCCATTTAGGATATTATAACAAGCCTATTTTTTTACCCTGATTATGAGAACCAGATATGGGGCCAGGGCTTGTGTTGAAGGAATGAAGGCTGCCCTATGTGTTACTACTAATTAGTATTCACAGTCAGATTGCCGAAGCTTACACCTCTCTGTAAAGGCTCTTCTTGAAGTGCATGATGATGAAGTGCCTAAGCTATAATAATGAAGTGCATGTTTGAGACTTATTGCTATTGTTCGTAGTACACCATTTAACCATTTTTAATTCTAATCAAGGAGAAGGGAGCTTgaagcaacggtaaagttgtctccgtgtgacctaCTGGTCACAtgttcgagccgtggaagcaaCACTACTGCTTGCACTAGGGTAAGCTGTCTACATGGGGTTTAGAGCAGCCCTTCCTCGGACCCTACATACGTTATGTATCACACTGACTTTTTAATTCTAATCAACGAACAATAGTTGGGAATAGGAATAGAACCCAGAAAGTACAGACTTGAAACAAGATTATATATCAGGAAGAATGGTTCTAAATCTAGAGGTTCAATTAAAAGGCTTTTTGTCTCCCTTTGGTTTCTACCCTCATCCCTGGGTGACCAGACGGAAAATAATTTCAACATAATCAGACGTATTACTATTTGATACCTAGGAATTGTCCAATTGCTCAGAAAAGTTCCTAGGACAATCATGTGTTGCACGTTGTCATAGTGTTTAGTGTGTGTCTCTTTCTTTTGTGTTCGTTTTTAGATGCACTCGATTATTTTCCCTTTTGCTAAGAGCTTGAACAACTTCATTCTTTGCGAGTTTATTAAACCCTAACAAAAAGGTTAGAGTGGGCAATAGGTAATACCCTGTCATCCTTAATTAGAAATTTCGGACTTAAATTTCGAAAATAAAATTCTGTCATAGGGTGAGACTACTTATTAAATAGGACTTTCCGTCACGAATCCGGATTAATCAAGCTTCAAAGCGAGTACTAAACAAGACAAATGAAAGACACAGGGCTTCTAATTTAACGAGGCTAATTTCTTCTTAAAGTACACCCATGATGAATGGTTGCAGCGATTTGGTAGGGACAAAGTCTCGGGTTCAATGCACATCGTGATAAATGTTGGATCAATTGAAAACTAATTACTGTACTATAAACTAAAAAAGAAATCCGTTAGAATTAGAAATGACACACATATTTGACTAGTAGTATTGTGGTTCATATCTCTGATTAAATTCTGTTATAGTATCTAAGCAACCATCATTATGAAGAGGTGGATTGGACCATAACATTGTTCTTTCTTCTGTAATAGGTTGAGACAAGACAACATAATCAACTTTCCATTTCCTAGTTATGTTATAGGCGAGAGATACTTTGGCCTACCTCTAATACAAAATCTAAGAAAGATACTTAGCCTGTCCCATTTATCGAGATTAGTGATTTCAAATTATCAGCTTTATCATTATGTGCAAGACTGCTTCCAAGTGGAGAGTGACAAATGGTCGAAATCTATAAAACTGAAATCGCAACGTGCTCCAATGTCTATGCTATATTTATCGAACAAGCGAATAGTCAACCAACTAGATTaattaccttgagtctccactgaGTTATTGAATGATGAGCCTAGTTAAGCTTTGGTCATGACAATTATATTATTGGTAGCTGTTACAGAGTGTTGCTACAGTATATAGAATGGTTTAATTAAATACAGTAAGTATGATAGTTGGAAGTTTTATGATATATGGGCATAACTCTTGTAGCTAATTGATTGAGAGAGCGAGAGAGTACAAGTCTTGATAAATACATCAAGGAATCCACTTTAGTATCGAACAGAATTGTAATCATCCACCCGTTTGTctatagaattttttttttccaactttctttttcaaaaacgagtttgtccatgaaattttataagtttttaattttttttttaaataaatttttcAAAAGACCACTTTTTCAAACTGCAATATTTTTAAGTGAAATGTCTGTCCAAACAAAATTTCAAATTCCAATTACCATTTTTCAACTTAACTTCAAAAACTACttttttcccaaaattataatttttatgtccaaacgcctacttaatTTACACAgtttggaatggaattttgataaaTCCACATCTATTTTTCCTATAAGTTATTATGTCTATAGTCCAGAACAAATATTATGAGAGTAATATATTTCTTATGtaatactacaacaacaacaacaacccagtataatcctacaagtggggtctggggagggtaatatgtacgcagatcttacctctacctcgaagggtagagagactgtttccaggagaccctcggctcaaaaaagcaataggagatgatatattagtaccataaaaatgcgtaataaaaataacaacaatatataagagatatgaaatacagaatacgaaatacgaaatacgaaatagatggctggtatagtacaactagaaggtaaagccctgcatcaatagacgaccaatgacattcctagtctaactcctaactggatagtctcactctattgtgctgtagaaatattcacactctcccctaacctacaaccttaatgctcgacctccataattccctatcaagggtcatgtcctcagtaatcctaagtcgcgccatgtcctgtctgatcacctctccccaatacttcttaggtcttcctctacctctccgcgtgcccactactgccagtcgctcacacctcctcatcgGTACTATTAACAAAATGTTTACATCTTATAAATGAGTGCATTAAttagttctttttctttttaaagcTTAAAGTATTTAGCAtagaaattttcattttttttcgcaACTTTGCTTATTTCACTTAaacttattttagtttaatttggaCTATGGACACATCCGCTTATTTTAAGTGCGATCATTTAAACTATCTATATTATGTAAAATTTCATCTATAAGAGTTTCAAGTGTTTGATTTAAGATATATGTATAACACGTTATTATATGTGTACTATGAATATATACTATTGAGTGATATAACATGATGTTTAAAAATAATACTCCAGTCAACAAACTATAGATAATGAAAGGAACTCTACCAAATTCCGTACGGCTAATAAGTCAATGAAATGGACATTAGAAGAAAAATAGGAAAGTGAGAAGCAGAGGGACCAAAAAAGATGTTGGACCTGAGGCCTGAAAATAATAGCAGCAGCTAGCACATGGTGCACACGTTTCCGTGGGCAAACCATAGGAAAATTGGCCCTTAGCTTCTTTCAGCTGTCAATAATAATATTAGAAATTTTGGGGTTTGAAAGTGTGGAAGTTGGCTAAACCGTCAATCCTGTGTGCTGGAACTCAGTGATTGGTCACCAACTGATGACCTCATTTTCAAAAGGTAATTTTGTCGCTTGTTCTATTTAAGATTAGATTTCGTTTGGACTCGATTGTTTGAGTGGCTGTTCGTGCCACTTATTATACTCAGAAAATGCCTTATGGGTTCAaattttgaactttttgagttCTAATATTGGATCCTCCCCTCTCTATTTCTAACATCAATTTCCCTTTATTTTAGATCGTTTTGTTTGTATGATAAACATTTTGTTATTGTGTTGAGTTACATATTTTTTTGAATAATGCTTAAAGCGTATGAAATATAACTACTTTATACAGGTTTTACTTTATGTTATAAGTACTACTAATATATTATtgttttaatatatttttgtctCGCGAggtaaagaattttttttatcacAATTTTcttagtatttttaaattttttaaatttattaattattCTGACTTATACAATACTCTCTCCGGTTCACAACAAGTGATTAATTAGTGGGTTTAACAAGACATATAACTTTATACTATATTAACAAGATTTAGATTCCCTAGAGAATATTCTAGTGAATATTCTTCTCTGTTGAACTATCTAGGGTTTTGTGGCCTATGTACCCTAGGAAAAGATGTAGTTCTAGACGCCGTGGAGGGGGGGGGGGACATTTTTTGTAAAGAATATCATTGAAATTTTTTGTAAAGATTCTCCCTTTATTAAATACATACAAAGCCTAGCTTTACACTTCTTCTCCTTTACCTTTCTCTCCGGATCCAAGAAGAATCGGAATATTCAACTACTTATCATCATCTATCATTGTCAGAAAGCTCAGTGGAAAATCTCACCCTTGTTGGGTGAACTTTGTCTCATTTTGTTACTTAAAAGCTAtttattatcatttattgttattttccaTGTTTTCAAGCCATTATTGCTACATCCTTATCTTACGATATTCTTGACTAATAGCTCACATTAAATATCCTCCATTAAAATACTAGATCTGTTATTGAATATTAATATTGATTTTGATTAACCCTCATCTTCTATAAATCCAATTGTATAAAAATCAAGATCTAATTTTTGCGTTATACAGTTTGGCGCTGTATGTGGAGATATCTTAGTCAAACTATTAGTTTTCATTCGGATCTACATCTTCTGTAACTTGTTAACCTAGCATACTTTAGAGCTATCCTTTTTCTCTTCGCACATAAGGATTTCATGTCAGGTAACCAAGGAAAGGGAACAAGAGCAACAGACAAAGTCCCGCTCAACCTTATGAGTGCCATCGATGAAGGGTATGAAACTCAAGATGTAGAGGTAACTCCCACGGCATCCCCCATATTAGGGAAATCGCCGACACCCTTTTGTAGCACTACCAACCCGAATGGAAAAGATGCACCACGTCCGTGAAAGATAAAGCACCACCCGTTATGAAAAATCTCCTCAAAGCTTGGCTAACCGATACTTTGGTTAGCGTAATGTAAAGCAGGCCCCGTGAACGACGAGGAAACCCCAAGGATCCAGGCAATACAACGCAGGAATGAATAAGACGACCAACCAAACCCTCTTACTTTAGATAATACCCATATAATTACTGACAATGTCCTCACCGCCGTGTTAAAAAGAATGAAGGAAATGGAGAGAGAGAATAGGGCGCTAAAGGAACATATGAAGGAACAACAAGAACGAGTAGACAAAATACCAGGTGCCCCCAAAATGGTTACCAAAAAGAGATACCGTCATGTTCGTGGAGCAACCATAAACGGAACAACTGATCTCGAGGACCATGTAACCGACATATCACTGACGTGAAGGGAAACGACCTCACTAAAGAATATATGTCCTCCATCTTGTTGAAAAAATTTGATCAAATCCTCACAGGAGGGACGTTGACATGGTACTTGCAGTTACTTACCTATTCCATAGAAACATTCGAAGAGATGGCAGAGAAGTTCGTGACGACGCATGCTAGGGCCAAGAAGGCCGAAACGAGGTGAACAATATCTTTACCAATAGACAATTCCCAGGGGAAGGACTGAGGGACTTCTTAGCCCAATTCAAACGGGTAAGGATGACCTTACCAAATGTATCTGAGGGAATGGCCATGGCAGCCTTCCAAAACGAGCTAAACAAAGAAGACTCAAATGCGACCAGAAAACTACGGAGCTGATTAATGAAGTACCCACCGGCAATCTAGGACGAGATCGACAATGCCTACTGTGCCAAAATCAGGGCGGATGGCGAAGACCTCAATGGGCCAACCAAATAACTCACTACAGTGCAATCCGAACCTAAGAGAGAACGTAGGGACAACGTAAGAAGAGACCCCCCAACGTTGCAATCAAACATAGACCGACATCAACCTTATATCAGAGCACCCATCCCCAATTTCCGACACGAAAACGGGCCCTCTAGGACGAGATCAGACATACACATAAACGAGCGAGGTATTGCTCCTTTACTATCTGCTCATAACCTTTGTGTGTCATCTACGAAAATGGTCTACGCACTCGAGAAACTCAAAAATATATGGAGTGGCTACCAAAGATAATGTCTGACTGAAGCACCTGGAAGTCAGATACCTTTTGCGAGTTCCACCAAGATCGTAGACATAAGACTACCACGCTCTAAGGCTAGAAATGTCAAACCTTCTGCAACAAGGACACCTCAAGGAGTTACTCATCGACAAGGACATGAACACATTAGCAAATGGTCGAGAATGCCCAGGCCCACCAAAACCGCACTCATCTGCTTGCACCATCAACATGATTATTGGTGGTAGTGATGATGCCTCCATCAATGACATCAAGTTCACCGCCACTCACAAACTCAAGAGATTGATCACCCACGAATGCTATGATGGCCTCGAAGAGAGTAATATCTTTGATGAGTCAGATACCGACGGTTTGACTTTTCCTCACATTGATGCACATGTCATTACTTTACGAATTCTTGATACTGATGTTAGGAGAATTATGGTGGATGGCGTAAGTGAAACGTGCATCATCCATCCTCGAGTCCTCGCACAGATGCGACTTAAGTATAAGATAGTGCCGCGCTGTATTACACTATTCGATTTTAAATGAAGTTGAACAAACTTCGGGCGAGATCACACTCCCCGTCCTCACCGATGGGGTAAGGTTAGAGACCATGTTCCATATCATGGATCAAGACACAACGTACAATGCCATCGTAGGTCGACCATAGATACACCCCATGAGGTCGGTCTTCTCTAGCCTGTACCAAGTAATCAAGTTCCCGACCCCATAGGGAATATTCAACATATGAGGGAAACAACGCACATCCCGGGAATGCTATCGGATCTCCCTAGATGGCACGAGaatccaaaaaaagaaagaaaagaaaaagaagtataGAAATCAGTAGGGTCGAGTTCCCTACAGGTCGAAGCCAAGGACGCCATTATAGATCCAGAAATGGCTAAAGTGGCATGATCAACCATAGAGGACCTGGATCCCGTCCAACTAGATCAAAGCGACCCCAACAAAAAGGCCTACATCGGCTGTAAACTCAACTACCCAGGTAAATTTTGTCAATTTTTAATAGCTAATAGGGGTTTGTTTGCCTTTAGCCATGCCGATATGCCAGGCATCCCCAAATAGATAGCCATGCACAAGTTAAATATCGACCCCAACTACCCTTCGGTAAGGAAGGTTCGACAAAATTTTAAATCTGCTATCAAAATGGCTATCCATGAGGAGGTGGAAAAATTCTTGGCCAATGGTTCTATTAAGGAGTCGAAGTACCCAAGTGGATTGCTAACGTGGTAGTGGTAAAAAAGAAGAACTAGCAGTAGAGAATATGCGTGGACTTCATTGACCTAAACAAACCTTGTCCAAAAAATTCGTTCCCATTGCCACACAACGATCAACTTATATACACCACATCAAGACACGAGTTGCTAAGCTTCTTGGACGCTTATTCGGGTTACAACCAGATACTTATGGAGGAGGAAGACTAGGAGAAGAATGCATTCATCACTCACATGGGAACGTACCGCTACAAGGTCATTCCATTTGGGTTAAAAATATGGGGGCTACCTATCAAAGGCTGGTCACGAAGATGTTCAAACACTAGCTCGACAAAATCATGGAAGTATACATCGACGACATATTGGTTAAATCCTTGAGCGCCAAAGACCACATCAACCATATGAAGGTAGCATTTGAGATATTAAGGAAATATGGGATGAAACTTAACCCAAGAAATGCACTTTTGGCATAACTTtgggtaagtttttgggtttcctAGTATCACAACGCGGAATTGAGGTCAACCCAGATCACATTAAGGCAATTGACGGGATATCATAACACTTAACCACCAAAAAATAAGTCCAAAAACAGACTGGTAAAATAGCCCTCCTATCCAGAATGAACAATAACCTTGAATGGACGCCTGAATGTACACAAGTGCTAAAGGAACTCAAAGAATACCCTTCATCGCCACCCTTACTCTAAAAGTTTGATCTCGAGGAACATCTCCTCGTCTACCTTGCTATTCGAAAGTAGCAgtaagtgttgatacccaatttttccctatatatttttaaatatgcaaatactttcaaaatatcatatgtgtgcatatataagtatgtctaaacgctttattatttttccttaatttttaaagatttttaaactaatttatttccctatttttattcataaaaaatcCAATAATATTTCCCAAAATTAGagtttgatgattcatttattggattctcatatttatgccaaaatataaataatataattttttcatatttttacaaatttatttaatattttaaagccaaattgcatataattacaatattagcctcttttaagatttaattgcgtttacatTTATAAAGATTAAgtctagtatttttaaattgataattatatgttataaaacattctagtactttcaatttaatTCCAaaatttaatttgctatttttataaattaaatg
The Nicotiana sylvestris chromosome 11, ASM39365v2, whole genome shotgun sequence DNA segment above includes these coding regions:
- the LOC104218282 gene encoding ethylene-responsive transcription factor ERF025-like — encoded protein: MWSNHCPSNSAAISNRSEQGRHSVYRGIRKRNGKWVSEIREPRKTTRIWLGTYPTPEMAAAAYDVAALALKGHDTPLNFPGSMCSYTMPASLTAADIRAAAANAAAVRAPQLEREEARHQAECQPEVGDGAMGQEFFDEEEVFGMPRLLVDMAEAMLVSPPRMKTTPYDELPEYSDASYTLWSYP